A genomic segment from Bos taurus isolate L1 Dominette 01449 registration number 42190680 breed Hereford chromosome 1, ARS-UCD2.0, whole genome shotgun sequence encodes:
- the KRTAP13-1 gene encoding keratin-associated protein 13-1, with translation MSYNLCSGNFSSCSLGSYQHYPGSFFPSNLVYRTDLCSPSSCQLGSSLYSQETCCEPIRTQTVVSRPCQTSCYRLRTSTFSSPCQTTFPGSLGFRSSSCSSLSSGSRSCYSVGCGSRGFRRLGYGICGFPSLSCGSGFCQPTYFSSRSCQSSCYRPTCGSGFYRSIC, from the coding sequence ATGTCCTATAACCTCTGCTCTGGAAACTTCTCTTCTTGCTCCCTTGGGAGCTACCAGCACTACCCAGGTTCCTTCTTTCCCAGCAACCTGGTCTACAGGACTGACCTCTGCTCTCCCAGCTCCTGCCAGCTGGGCTCCTCTCTCTACAGTCAGGAGACCTGCTGTGAGCCAATCAGGACCCAGACTGTGGTGTCCCGTCCCTGCCAGACATCCTGCTACCGCCTGAGGACCTCCACGTTCTCCAGTCCCTGCCAGACGACTTTCCCTGGGTCTCTGGGCTTCAGGtccagcagctgcagctccctGAGCTCTGGATCCAGAAGCTGCTACTCAGTGGGCTGTGGATCCCGTGGCTTCAGACGGCTGGGTTATGGAATCTGTGGCTTCCCTTCCCTGAGCTGTGGATCTGGATTCTGCCAGCCAACCTACTTTTCCTCCCGTAGCTGCCAATCATCCTGTTACAGACCAACCTGTGGATCTGGCTTCTATCGTTCAATTTGTTGA
- the LOC785155 gene encoding keratin-associated protein 13-1: MSYNCCSRTFSSCSLGDRLSYSGSSCGSSFPSNLVYRTDLCPRSSCQLGSSLYSQETCCEPIRTQTFRVVSHPCQTSCYRRRTSTFSIPCQTAHCGSLSCKSSSCSSLSSGSRRCYSVGCGSCVFRPLGYGVCGFPSLGCGSRFWHPINFPCRSFH; the protein is encoded by the coding sequence ATGTCCTACAACTGTTGTTCCAgaaccttctcctcctgctcccttgGGGACCGCCTGAGCTACTCAGGCTCCTCCTGTGGCTCCTCCTTCCCCAGCAACCTGGTCTACAGGACTGACCTCTGCCCTCGCAGTTCCTGCCAGCTGGGCTCCTCTCTCTACAGTCAAGAGACCTGCTGTGAGCCCATCAGGACTCAGACGTTCCGTGTGGTGTCTCATCCCTGCCAGACATCCTGCTACCGTCGGAGGACCTCCACCTTCTCCATTCCCTGCCAGACAGCTCACTGTGGGTCTCTGAGCTGTAAGtccagcagctgcagctcctTGAGCTCTGGATCCAGAAGGTGCTACTCAGTGGGCTGTGGATCCTGTGTCTTCAGACCCCTGGGCTATGGAGTCTGtggcttcccttccctgggcTGTGGATCCAGATTCTGGCACCCAATTAATTTTCCCTGCAGAAGTTTCCATTAA
- the KRTAP15-1 gene encoding keratin-associated protein 15-1, with the protein MSFNCSMRNSSCSLGGYLGVPVSTCDSFYPSNVVSSPSTFQLGSTLYGGCQENVFRPISFQTPCAVTRSFQTSCSHPQNFIFRSPCQTIYTGSLGFGNIGLGSFGCGNTGFQSLGSGSNFCSPTFVSSRSCRSSCY; encoded by the coding sequence ATGTCTTTCAACTGCAGCATGAGAAACTCCTCCTGTTCCCTTGGAGGTTACTTGGGGGTCCCAGTTTCCACCTGTGATTCTTTCTACCCCAGCAATGTTGTCTCCTCCCCCAGCACTTTCCAGCTGGGCTCCACTCTCTACGGTGGCTGTCAGGAGAACGTCTTTAGGCCCATCAGCTTCCAGACACCCTGTGCTGTCACCAGATCTTTCCAGACATCCTGCTCCCATCCACAGAATTTCATCTTCCGCAGTCCCTGCCAGACAATTTACACTGGATCTCTAGGGTTTGGAAATATTGGCCTTGGGTCTTTTGGTTGTGGAAATACTGGCTTCCAGTCTCTGGGCTCTGGATCCAACTTCTGCTCCCCAACTTTCGTTTCCTCCAGGAGTTGCCGGTCATCTTGTTACTAA
- the LOC783607 gene encoding keratin-associated protein 14 — translation MSYNCCSGNFSSRSLRDHLRYSGSSCGSSFPSNLVYRTDLCSPSSCQLDSSLYSQETCCEPIRTQTVVSSPCQTSCYRPRTCTFFSPCQTTCSGSLGFGSSNFQSIGHVFPSLGFGSGGFQSVGHSPNIFSSLSCRSSFYRPTFFSSRSGRSLSFQPTCGSGFY, via the coding sequence ATGTCCTACAACTGCTGCTCTGGAAACTTCTCCTCCCGCTCCCTCCGGGACCACCTGCGCTACTCAGGCTCCTCCTGTGGCTCCTCCTTCCCCAGCAACCTGGTCTACAGGACTGACCTCTGCTCTCCCAGCTCCTGCCAGCTGGACTCCTCTCTCTACAGTCAGGAGACCTGCTGTGAGCCCATCAGAACCCAGACTGTGGTGTCCAGTCCCTGCCAGACATCCTGCTACCGCCCGAGGACCTGCACGTTCTTCAGTCCCTGCCAGACGACTTGCTCTGGGTCTCTGGGCTTCGGTTCCAGTAACTTTCAATCTATTGGTCATGTTTTCCCATCTCTGGGCTTTGGATCCGGTGGTTTCCAATCCGTGGGTCACAGCCCCAACATTTTCTCATCCCTAAGTTGTAGATCCAGCTTTTACCGTCCGACCTTCTTCTCTTCTAGGAGTGGCCGGTCTCTTTCTTTCCAACCGACCTGTGGATCTGGCTTCTACTAA